CCGTGGTGCTGGGGGTGACGGTGGTGGCTGACATAAATGAACGCTGGCTAGCTAGGTGCCGGGATCACTGCTGAGACCTTCATGGCCTTGTCTCCTTGCTCCACCACCTCTAGGCCGGTGCCATTATTATCAGAAGCTTTGGGCCACGCACCTCACGGGCGGCAGAGCCAGGCTTGGGCCCCAGGCTGTCCCATCCGTGCTTCCCGCCACGTAAAATGCTGGAGACAAGTGCAAGTTAACACACCTCGCTGTGCGGGCGGGTACAGACGCCCCGTGGCCGCCAGCGTGCACCCTCGGCTGTACAGAGTCGAGGTGATGGGGGCAGAGGCGACGTCTGAGCTGGTGGTGTGGCTCGGTGCCGAAGAGCATGGCCCCGCCAGGCGCCCCCCCCAGCAGTTGTGTTGCCAAGGCCTTCACCTGTCTACGCCTCAGGTTCCTGACCTGGGAAATGGTGCCGTTATGAAGTCTCTCCATCGGGGTCGTTGTGAGGCTTAAACGTGCTAATAGGTCCAGAGCTCCGGCGCCTGGCCCGCGCTGGAAGGCCGGGACACACTCTGTAGCTCCTCTTTTGTGTTTTCCCAATGTGTCTAACAGCCGCCTGTGCGGTGCCCCCATGTGTCCAACACAAAGATGGGCGCTCGGCCCCCTCATGCAGAGGGGCGGGGCCATTGTCCCCACTCTGCCGATGGGAAGACTGGGTACAGAGTGGTGGGGCCGGCTGCCCTGCTCCCCGAGCTTTGGAGTCCGCACTCCTGGGATCTTCGCCGCACCGCCCCTGTGGTCAGACCGTCCCAGCAGGGCCGCCCGAGGGGGGCGAGCGCCTGGGACGGGAGCAGGACGGGGTTGCTGTGGGCTGCACGGAGGGCTGACCGGGGCTGCCTGGTGGCCTTGGTGAGTTGCTGCTGCTCTGCCATTGGGTGTGCAGGTCATTGCTCAGGCCCTCGAACCTTCTCTGAGCCGGAGCTGTCCCACAGCAGTAGGGGGGGTTCACTACCACAGCCCCCAAAAAGCCAGCCCGAGTTTGGGAGAAAGGCAGGCTCCGGATGTTTGCACAGAAGGGACCTGCTGACCTGTCCTCGTCTTCCCACAGCCTTCTCCCAGATGGTCATCAGCTTTTACTACGGGGGGAAGCTGGCGGGCCAGACCACCACCACCTGCCCTGACGGCTGCCGCCTGTCCCTGAGCCAGCCCGGCCTGCCCGGCGGCAAGCTGTACGGGCCCGAGGGCCTGGAGCTCGTGCGCTTCCCGCCCGCGGACGCCATCCCCAGCGAGCGGCAGAGGCAGGTGACGCGGAAGCTGTTCGGGCACCTGGAGCGCGGCGTGCTCCTGCACAGCAGCCGCCAGGGCCTGCTGGTCAAGCGGCTGTGCCAGGGCCGCGTCTTCTACAGCGGCAACGCCGCGCTGGGCCGGGACGGGCCCAACAAGCTGGAGCGCGACGAGGTGGTCAAGGTCTTCGACACCAGCCAGTTCTTCCGAGGTCCGTACCGCCGTCCGCGCTGCCCCCAGCCTGGAGGGCCCCGCCTGCTCCCGGGTGTCCTCTGCCCCTGGAGCGCGGGCACGTCCTGGCCGGGTGCCGCGGGGACCCTCCCTTGCCCGCGTGTGGAGTGTGCTGGTCGCTGCCTTGCGCAGCTGCCGGAGGATTTAGGAAGTGAGCACCCGCTGCTCTGTGGTGGGCTGTCCCCACGCCCTGGGAGCCGGTTAGAAATGCAGCCGCAGGCCCCACCTCCGGCATCTGGCGCGGTCCCTGCGTGGTGGACACGCTGAGTGCTGGGACCACACCCGTGCGCGGAAGTGCTGCCGGTGGCCAAGGCTGCTCTATGAGGTGTGTGGCTTGGACCCCGTCCTGCGAGTTCCTCCTGGAAGGTCAAAACGTGACCGCAGTCAGCCTGGCTCCCCTCAAAGCTTCCAGCTGGCTCCCTCCCCTGTGCCCCCAAAGCTCTTTGCTCCTCTCCCTATAAAGGCAGCGGCTGGAGCTGGTATCAGGCCTCTCCTACCACCTGGCTAGTGCACTCctgggggcttcctggaggaggccctGGAAAGGTGGGCAGAGTGGTGTGTGTGAGCTCAGGCGCGAAGGCCCTGAGGAGTCTACCTGCCGGAGAGGGTCGTGAGGCTGGGATGCCACCCCTTCCCCTGGTGTCAAAGAGGGTCCTGAGCTGGGGATGCCGCCCCCTCCCCTGGTGTCAAAGAGGGCCCTGAGCTGGGGacgccaccccctcccctggtgTCTTCACAGAGCTGCAGCAGTTCTATAGCCACCAGGGCCGGCTCCCTGACGGCAGGGCAGTGCTGTGCTTCGGAGAGGAGTTTCCAGATATGACCCCCTTGCGCTCCAAGCTCATTCTTGTGCAGGTAAGACCGGGCAGCTGCAGGGCTTGTGGCCAGATCTTGCCACCTGCACATCCGGACCCAGTTCATACTTGGGCTGGAGAACAGGTGGCCAAGACTGGGGACTCTACTGTGTGCAGAGGCAGGCCTTGGTGAGACCTTCACTTGGGGGACATAGGTTCTTTTTACCTCTGAGCCCTCTTCTCCAATTCTGGGACTCTCACAATCTATGCGTTTCCACTCTTTTCtgtttgatgttttaaaaaaaatcaaaacctctTTTTCAAAAAGATTCCACCTTTTCAGTTGTCTTAAGGTCTAAGTGACTGATTAAGGCTTTGCTAGCCCTTAACTCTAGTCAAAGGAATGAAACTCTAATGGTGGAATTCTGGACCTCAGCCAGAGCAGAACAATCTGGGGAGAGTACTCATAGGAGTCTTTGCAGGAATACTgcttgctctttctttccatctgCCTATTTTGGGTTCACTTGGGACTCACGTGGAGATTCTGAATGATAGCTTTGGACTGGGGTAATCAGAGAAAGCCTTACCTCACTTCACACCTCCAAGTCTGGCCTTGTGCACTGTCCCTCCAGGTTGAGCAGCTCTATGTTCGGCAGCTGGTGGAGGAAGCAGGGAAGAGCTGCAGCGCAGGCTCCATGATGCAGGCCCCCGAAGAGCCCCAGCCAGACCAGGTCTTCCGGATGTTTCCAGATATTTGTGCCTCACACCAGAGACCTTTTTTCAGAGAAAACCAACAGATCACAGTTTAAGTCTCTCTCTCGGTCACCCCACCCGCATCTAGCCTTTACCTGATTGCAATTACTATCGTAATTATTTAAGGAGGTGGACCACTCGGCCTGGGTGGAACGCTTCCCTCTGCCCTTAATCTGGTGAGGGTGTCCTCTGAGGACGTGACAGGGAAACACAGCCGAGACCCACTTCTGAAATGCAGACCTACACGTGCAAACTCACACCAGATGGTTTGATGCTCTGACTGTAACCTGTGACCAAGACATGTATTTCCTGCATTTCCCCCTAATTATCATTAGTTGCTATGATTCTTTCAGCATTTTGGGAAACTTGATATTTCCAGAGATTTGGCATTCAATTTTATTGGCAAATAGCTGTTTCCAGTAAAGAAATATGCACTGGAAGATCACCTTTGGTTAGAGCTATAGACTTAATGATTTCAAATGCTTGATTCAATGTGAAGTGTCTTTTTACTTTTAAGCATGTTAATAAGATTTAAAACTACTTGGATACTAGGCTCCCTTTAATAAGTGAAAGCAGAACTCTTGGGTTGTTAGAAAACTGTACATTCTGCCTAGAATTTGGTGCCAGGAGACCATTTCCATCGCCAGGTGAACTGGTGTGTTTTCATGTTCACACAGGGAAAGCTTTTCCTTTCGCCTTAAGGAAGCTGAGAGCtaaatttatgttttcatttctgtaattAAATCATCCCCAGATACCTTTCCCTCTCTTCTAAATGATTTCGACcggttttaaaaaatttgtactTTTAACTGACCTATTTTAAGTTAATTGTCCTGTTGTAAACTgcttaaaaaaaccttttttttgaTAAAGTGGGCCAGATATAGACCACAAGCTCAGAAAATAATTGCAGATTGTACAAGCATGTTGATTGTGCCTTAGAGTCAGTCAGCCCCTTCCCGGGCCAGTGGTGGGCACCTCGGGCGCGGCCCCAGCGGCCTGGCCACACTGCGCCGTCCTCTCCCCGCTCACTGGGCCCCGGCCGTAGCGCGCCCTGGGGCGCACCGGCTCCCACCCTTCAGAGTGGGATGCTGGGATTCCAGTGGACGTCCCAGTTTCAGCCCTGGAAGAACCTACCCTATTTAGCAGCAAGTAAGATGCAACTACTACCCAAAGATGTGTCCAGATGTTTACCCTAAATCATGGAACTAATCAAAAGCTGGGCAGAAGCCTGCAACAGCGGCTCGGCTAGCCAGGTCGCGTCACCCCACTGGCCTTCCGACGTGCGGTGTAACACACGTTGTAACTTGCACGGTTAAAAAGCACCAGGACATTCttctctgaaaaacaaaatgtcTTACCTGCTAGATCGGGGCCTCTTGTCGGTCTGTGCGACGCCCCGGGGCAGGCGAGGGCTGAGGGCCTGCAGGCTCCCCGCTCCTCGCAGTCTGTGGATTAGGCCGAGTCAGTGCCACAGTCGGTGTAGACTCCGGGTGGGTTGGTGAGGGTCTGTCTGCTTCTCCCTCGCCTCGGCTGGAGAgaattttttctctcctttttctcccaGCCTGGTTCAATGCCAGCCCTGGCCCAGAATCTCGCAGTCAGCCCTCATTTGGAgaagtgggaggaggtggggtttgggggagggggttgcCCCAGCTCAGCCAACATGGTGGCCTTGTAGCTGTAAGAGTTCCTGATTTAAAATCCGAAAAGCCAAAGAATAAAGAATGCCCGTTTATCCTTCCCACTGCCACTCctgcagaggggctggaggtgcGGCTGCAGCAAGGCTCAGCCCTGTGCGTTCTTCAGCTGTGTTTGAATTCACATGAGAATATGATAATGCCAGTAAAAGTGACTTGCTCTTGAGCCAGCAAGGCCAGCATTACGTCAAGGATGACGTACCCGTTTCTGGGGTTTTGCCCGGTAACAGTGGGCTTTAGTGTGTGGCTCAAATCCACGTGAAGCGCACATCGTTAATATGCtgagtgaatatttattttttgtatccaTTATAGATGTTTATTGATCTCTTTT
The sequence above is a segment of the Vicugna pacos chromosome 21, VicPac4, whole genome shotgun sequence genome. Coding sequences within it:
- the IRF8 gene encoding interferon regulatory factor 8 isoform X2; this translates as MCDRNGGRRLRQWLIEQIDSAMYPGLIWENEEKSMFRIPWKHAGKQDYNQEVDASIFKAWAVFKGKFKEGDKAEPATWKTRLRCALNKSPDFEEVTDRSQLDISEPYKVYRIVPEEEQKCKLGVAAPGCVSEAPEMECGRSEIDELIKEPSVDEYMGMVKRSPSPPEACRSQLLPEWWLQQPGAGLPLVPGYTAYDAHHSAFSQMVISFYYGGKLAGQTTTTCPDGCRLSLSQPGLPGGKLYGPEGLELVRFPPADAIPSERQRQVTRKLFGHLERGVLLHSSRQGLLVKRLCQGRVFYSGNAALGRDGPNKLERDEVVKVFDTSQFFRELQQFYSHQGRLPDGRAVLCFGEEFPDMTPLRSKLILVQVEQLYVRQLVEEAGKSCSAGSMMQAPEEPQPDQVFRMFPDICASHQRPFFRENQQITV
- the IRF8 gene encoding interferon regulatory factor 8 isoform X1, translating into MRRPAVCCWPSSAWSPGTGRMCDRNGGRRLRQWLIEQIDSAMYPGLIWENEEKSMFRIPWKHAGKQDYNQEVDASIFKAWAVFKGKFKEGDKAEPATWKTRLRCALNKSPDFEEVTDRSQLDISEPYKVYRIVPEEEQKCKLGVAAPGCVSEAPEMECGRSEIDELIKEPSVDEYMGMVKRSPSPPEACRSQLLPEWWLQQPGAGLPLVPGYTAYDAHHSAFSQMVISFYYGGKLAGQTTTTCPDGCRLSLSQPGLPGGKLYGPEGLELVRFPPADAIPSERQRQVTRKLFGHLERGVLLHSSRQGLLVKRLCQGRVFYSGNAALGRDGPNKLERDEVVKVFDTSQFFRELQQFYSHQGRLPDGRAVLCFGEEFPDMTPLRSKLILVQVEQLYVRQLVEEAGKSCSAGSMMQAPEEPQPDQVFRMFPDICASHQRPFFRENQQITV